The Macrococcoides canis genome has a window encoding:
- a CDS encoding DUF3147 family protein, translated as MFGISMSGLLLRFVIGGIAVAGASIIANKVGGKIGGIFATLPAVFLAAILALAVDHNGEDLINASINLSSGAVIGITSCILTVALASYFVRKTGFKKGAVLSTLCWFVISCIFFALKNF; from the coding sequence ATGTTCGGAATATCAATGTCCGGATTATTACTTCGTTTTGTAATCGGAGGGATTGCAGTTGCGGGTGCATCCATTATCGCGAACAAAGTCGGCGGCAAGATTGGTGGTATATTCGCAACCCTTCCAGCAGTATTTTTAGCAGCAATTTTAGCACTTGCAGTTGATCACAATGGAGAAGATTTAATAAACGCCTCTATTAATCTAAGCAGCGGTGCAGTTATCGGGATTACAAGCTGTATCTTAACTGTGGCCCTTGCATCCTACTTCGTACGTAAGACAGGATTTAAAAAGGGTGCAGTCTTATCTACACTTTGCTGGTTTGTTATTTCATGTATATTCTTTGCTCTTAAAAACTTTTAA
- a CDS encoding DUF3147 family protein, with protein sequence MKAKLLLLKFLIGGSTVALSYIISNVIPWEDFGGIFATFPAVFLLSLVIAGIEYGDDFATNVCRGAVFGMSGGLISILVTWLMLSSTSNYALSIIIGFIAWFISALIISKLVAIIHSVISRQSFTHFSIHIK encoded by the coding sequence ATGAAAGCAAAATTATTATTATTAAAATTTCTTATTGGTGGGAGTACGGTTGCATTGAGTTACATCATTTCAAATGTGATACCTTGGGAAGATTTCGGAGGTATTTTCGCAACATTTCCGGCAGTATTTCTACTTTCTCTCGTCATTGCCGGCATTGAATATGGCGACGATTTCGCAACAAATGTTTGTCGCGGCGCTGTATTCGGTATGTCTGGCGGATTGATCAGCATCCTCGTCACTTGGCTGATGTTAAGTTCAACATCTAACTATGCACTTAGCATCATCATTGGATTTATAGCGTGGTTTATCAGTGCACTTATCATTTCTAAACTTGTAGCTATTATTCATTCCGTTATTTCACGTCAATCATTTACTCATTTTTCGATACACATTAAATAA
- a CDS encoding type 1 glutamine amidotransferase domain-containing protein, protein MRKLMVINTNTEYYPGTNHKTGLWIGELVHFYDVFNGSDIEVDIYSVDGSDIPIDPLSTSPLMLDALTKSYMEDAHFMAKLKQAPAFTSADISDYDGVYFTGGHGVMFDFPDNMELKQLIARMDKEGKVIASVCHGTAALLNVEDEWLKDRSVAGFSNMEEKLAGKTNLVPFLLETELKKSGAKYEKALLPYTSKVVVDKNVITGQNPQSPKGVGKAVLKYLQQ, encoded by the coding sequence ATGAGAAAATTAATGGTTATTAATACAAATACAGAATATTACCCAGGAACAAATCATAAGACAGGATTATGGATAGGAGAACTTGTTCATTTTTATGACGTGTTTAACGGGAGTGATATTGAAGTAGATATCTATAGCGTCGATGGTAGTGACATTCCGATAGATCCGTTAAGTACATCCCCACTCATGCTGGATGCGCTGACGAAATCATATATGGAGGATGCGCATTTTATGGCTAAGTTGAAACAAGCACCGGCATTTACGTCTGCTGATATAAGCGATTATGATGGTGTATATTTTACGGGAGGCCATGGTGTGATGTTTGATTTTCCGGATAATATGGAATTGAAACAGCTGATTGCACGTATGGATAAAGAAGGGAAAGTAATAGCTTCAGTCTGTCATGGGACAGCTGCATTGCTGAACGTTGAAGATGAATGGTTAAAAGATAGAAGTGTTGCAGGATTCTCAAATATGGAAGAAAAGCTTGCAGGGAAAACAAATCTAGTACCATTCTTACTTGAGACAGAACTTAAAAAGTCGGGTGCTAAATATGAAAAGGCACTATTACCTTATACATCTAAAGTTGTCGTCGATAAAAATGTGATTACTGGGCAGAACCCACAGTCTCCTAAAGGGGTTGGGAAGGCCGTTTTGAAATATTTACAGCAATAG
- a CDS encoding MFS transporter: MKVNLFLLAMMAFLAGLNELVLAGILPFVMDYFNINTQEAGYLVTVFALIFGLAGPVLMSLTMNVNRKSLLLIFLSLFIAGNLMSVFAYSYWMMMLSRIVLAASVSMLIGLALSLSVKVVPEYMQARAIGVIMMSISGSLVLGTPIGIYIAELTDWKMIFVLISVLSVVLMLLLMKYFPKNIQVEYVSMARDWKFILRKEILSVHLFSFLFFVGQGMFFVYMTPYLMDRGHSIGVVGLIYLVFGLAGIAGSGIGGYMTDKFGSTNLLVVQSFLYVFLMLLINFTASSAILVGINIAIWAMTGWMVNAPTQSYLIQAAPKFSSINQTVSTSSTQFGISLGALLGGICITQTNSYPSLIYYGCIVLAIAFIVTLYVRHLNMK; this comes from the coding sequence ATGAAGGTTAATTTATTTTTACTTGCGATGATGGCGTTTCTTGCAGGGTTGAATGAGCTTGTGTTAGCAGGGATTCTGCCTTTTGTAATGGATTATTTTAATATTAATACGCAGGAAGCGGGCTATTTAGTGACGGTATTTGCGTTAATATTCGGTCTTGCGGGTCCTGTGCTGATGAGTTTAACGATGAATGTGAATCGTAAATCACTGTTATTAATTTTCTTATCATTATTTATTGCAGGGAATTTGATGAGTGTATTTGCATACTCCTACTGGATGATGATGCTTTCACGTATCGTTCTGGCAGCTAGTGTGTCGATGTTGATTGGGCTTGCATTGTCATTGTCTGTGAAAGTTGTACCTGAATATATGCAGGCGCGTGCCATAGGAGTTATTATGATGAGTATTAGTGGTTCGTTAGTGCTTGGGACGCCAATCGGTATATATATTGCAGAACTTACAGACTGGAAGATGATCTTCGTATTGATCAGCGTGTTGTCTGTTGTGTTAATGTTATTGCTTATGAAGTATTTCCCGAAAAATATTCAAGTGGAGTATGTATCGATGGCGCGTGACTGGAAATTTATCTTGAGAAAAGAGATTCTCTCTGTACATTTATTCAGTTTCTTATTCTTTGTCGGTCAAGGGATGTTCTTCGTATATATGACACCGTACTTAATGGATAGAGGACATAGTATCGGAGTTGTAGGCCTGATTTATCTTGTGTTTGGTTTAGCAGGGATTGCTGGAAGTGGTATTGGGGGATATATGACGGATAAGTTTGGTAGCACGAACTTACTCGTAGTTCAATCATTTCTCTATGTATTCTTAATGTTGCTGATTAACTTCACAGCCTCATCTGCAATCCTTGTAGGGATTAATATTGCAATCTGGGCGATGACAGGGTGGATGGTCAATGCACCGACGCAATCTTATTTAATACAAGCTGCACCAAAGTTTTCGAGCATTAATCAGACGGTAAGTACCTCTTCGACACAGTTTGGTATTTCTCTAGGAGCACTGCTTGGTGGGATTTGTATTACCCAGACAAACTCATATCCCTCACTTATTTACTATGGCTGTATCGTGCTGGCCATTGCATTTATCGTAACGCTTTATGTACGACATCTTAATATGAAATAA
- a CDS encoding nuclease-related domain-containing protein: MFVKTYEPSSYVKYLFEVKGRITLDDFDEAQYKRLYSGYTGEKQFYERIKNCGSTKLWDLRLDYHGEVQYDFLVIQDGYLFHFDIKNFSGHYSFIDNNFVSEQNYVIKDPISQFNGAHIKLKQFCMKHNLDYKILSYVVFINPDFIVTGFNGHSHILFHGELCLCPPHTTTINPVHSL, translated from the coding sequence ATGTTTGTAAAAACTTATGAGCCAAGTTCCTATGTCAAATATTTATTTGAAGTGAAAGGTCGAATAACTTTAGATGATTTTGATGAAGCGCAATACAAGCGATTGTATTCTGGCTATACAGGAGAAAAACAGTTTTACGAGCGTATCAAAAATTGCGGCAGTACAAAGTTATGGGATTTGAGGTTAGATTATCATGGCGAAGTTCAATATGATTTTCTTGTGATTCAAGATGGTTATTTATTTCATTTTGATATTAAAAATTTTTCAGGGCATTATTCATTTATTGATAACAATTTTGTCAGCGAACAAAACTATGTTATCAAGGATCCTATTTCTCAGTTTAACGGAGCACATATCAAATTGAAGCAGTTTTGCATGAAACATAATTTAGATTATAAAATATTAAGCTATGTCGTGTTCATCAACCCAGACTTTATCGTTACAGGGTTCAATGGACATTCACACATTCTTTTTCATGGAGAACTCTGCCTTTGTCCGCCACATACGACAACAATCAACCCAGTTCACTCGCTCTAG
- a CDS encoding LOG family protein, protein MRIIVYCGASEGNAPVYLENARTLGKWIADNHHSLVYGGGNVGLMGEVANTVLEYDGRVVGVIPKFLADREIAHNGLTDLIVVDNMSERKNKILEVGDVCIALPGGPGTLEEISEVVSWSRIGQNDRPCILYNESGYYDLLEAFYDNMVDKGFLTQADRDNVYFVKSVEALNEVIDNYSKPAIRIYKK, encoded by the coding sequence ATGAGAATTATTGTGTATTGTGGTGCGAGTGAAGGAAATGCTCCTGTATATCTGGAAAATGCAAGAACTTTAGGGAAGTGGATTGCTGACAATCACCACTCCCTCGTTTATGGTGGCGGTAATGTAGGTTTAATGGGAGAAGTTGCGAATACTGTACTCGAATATGATGGTCGTGTAGTAGGCGTTATACCGAAGTTTCTAGCCGATAGAGAAATTGCACATAACGGTTTGACGGATTTAATCGTAGTAGATAATATGTCTGAGCGAAAGAATAAAATTCTCGAAGTAGGAGATGTTTGTATCGCATTGCCAGGTGGGCCTGGTACACTAGAAGAAATTAGTGAAGTCGTTTCATGGTCACGTATCGGACAGAATGACAGACCATGCATTTTGTACAATGAAAGCGGCTATTACGATTTGTTAGAAGCGTTTTATGACAATATGGTCGATAAAGGTTTTCTGACGCAAGCAGATAGAGACAATGTATATTTTGTTAAAAGTGTTGAAGCATTAAATGAAGTGATAGATAACTATAGTAAGCCTGCAATAAGAATATATAAAAAATAA
- a CDS encoding TipAS antibiotic-recognition domain-containing protein encodes MTEQQKFEAFKEEKLKDNEALYGDELREKYDEDTLSKSHAHYRHLPQESFDKAEDAERKMFELLKIMINEDLDVSDSIGKEIFEYHKMWLEIMSGMYSAEYHRNLASLYVQDERFAQYYNERVEGSCERLSEAILHYTK; translated from the coding sequence ATGACTGAACAACAGAAGTTCGAAGCGTTTAAAGAAGAAAAACTGAAAGACAATGAAGCATTGTACGGCGATGAATTAAGAGAGAAATATGATGAGGATACATTAAGTAAAAGTCATGCACATTATAGACATTTACCTCAAGAATCATTTGACAAAGCTGAGGATGCTGAGCGTAAGATGTTTGAGTTATTAAAAATCATGATAAATGAAGATCTGGACGTAAGTGATTCAATCGGAAAAGAGATTTTTGAATATCATAAGATGTGGCTTGAAATAATGAGCGGGATGTATAGTGCTGAATATCATCGAAATTTAGCATCACTTTACGTGCAGGATGAGCGATTTGCACAGTACTATAATGAGCGTGTGGAAGGAAGTTGCGAACGTTTAAGTGAAGCGATTTTGCATTACACAAAATAA
- a CDS encoding Type 1 glutamine amidotransferase-like domain-containing protein, whose amino-acid sequence MSNILMSTFQSKSGWNDVLQQYLENKKVLVIPFAFGDIVKSERDWLKIYGLRSKYYLQTVNPLVSFGVNKKDISWAKYYSDTPRTLKEKINEADVLFFPGGYPDLMMQRLKDMDVIQSIQHFKGTIIGFSAGAMVQIENFHITPDKDYDHFSYHYSLELLHGFDIEVHYEKSDYHDAYIEKVIDERAVPVYAIGDNGMVIIEDEQFKSYGDVTFYHI is encoded by the coding sequence ATGTCAAACATACTCATGAGCACATTTCAGTCAAAATCAGGATGGAATGATGTGCTGCAGCAATATCTTGAGAATAAAAAAGTGCTGGTCATTCCGTTTGCCTTTGGTGATATTGTTAAGAGTGAGCGGGACTGGTTGAAAATATATGGTCTGCGCAGTAAATATTATTTGCAGACGGTTAATCCGCTTGTGAGCTTTGGCGTGAATAAGAAGGATATCTCATGGGCCAAGTATTATTCTGATACGCCTCGCACTTTAAAAGAGAAGATCAATGAAGCGGACGTACTGTTCTTTCCAGGTGGGTATCCAGACTTGATGATGCAGCGACTGAAGGATATGGATGTCATTCAATCGATACAGCATTTTAAAGGTACGATTATCGGTTTCAGTGCAGGTGCGATGGTTCAGATTGAAAACTTTCATATTACGCCAGATAAGGATTATGACCATTTCTCTTATCATTACAGTCTAGAGTTATTACACGGATTTGATATTGAAGTGCATTACGAGAAGTCTGATTATCATGATGCTTATATTGAAAAGGTGATAGATGAGAGAGCTGTGCCGGTATACGCTATTGGTGATAATGGGATGGTCATCATAGAAGATGAGCAGTTTAAAAGCTATGGCGATGTGACATTTTATCATATATAA
- a CDS encoding L-cystine transporter — MDSWLTFFNVLILSILIGILILMHKKHISFSKRVFTGMALGIILGIFLQIAYGSSSKVTENTLDWYSIIGSGYVQLLMVIVVPLVMVSIIRSIINLNAADRLGKMAAWVIGTLITTTLVAALIGIGSALLFDLNADQIHIGQDQKMRGTEIQEKFDTMEQKTMPQRIVNFIPSNIFMDMTGGRPTSVIAVVIFSFLVGVAVLGVRRKQPEHAEMFTKMVDAVFAVVMRLVTIILRLTPFGVLALMANMIASTNFAGIMELGKFVLASYVALITMFIIHLVLVAIFGLNPITYLKKVIPTLIFAFTSRSSAGAIPLNISAQKNALGVDDATANMSASFGATMGQNGCAGIYPAMLAVMIAPTVGINPLSPEFIIQLAVITAISSFGVAGVGGGATFAAIIVLSSMGLPIALAGVLITVEPLIDMGRTALNVNGSMLSGTIASRMLRTFNRNIFNDKHAVVEQTEA; from the coding sequence ATGGATAGCTGGTTAACTTTTTTTAACGTCTTAATTCTTAGTATTCTTATAGGAATACTAATTCTAATGCACAAGAAACACATTTCATTTTCAAAACGCGTATTTACTGGTATGGCGCTTGGAATTATTCTCGGAATTTTCCTTCAAATCGCCTATGGATCCAGCAGTAAGGTCACTGAAAATACACTCGACTGGTATTCAATTATTGGTAGTGGGTATGTTCAATTACTTATGGTTATTGTCGTTCCACTTGTAATGGTGTCAATTATCCGCTCGATCATCAACTTAAATGCTGCGGATCGTTTAGGAAAGATGGCAGCATGGGTAATCGGAACTTTAATCACGACAACATTAGTTGCTGCACTTATCGGTATTGGGTCAGCACTTCTTTTTGATCTAAATGCAGATCAAATCCATATTGGTCAAGATCAAAAAATGCGTGGTACAGAAATTCAGGAGAAATTTGATACGATGGAACAAAAAACGATGCCACAACGTATCGTGAATTTCATTCCGTCAAATATTTTTATGGATATGACCGGCGGGCGTCCAACTTCAGTTATTGCTGTTGTTATCTTCTCATTTTTAGTAGGTGTTGCTGTGCTTGGCGTACGTCGCAAACAGCCTGAACATGCTGAAATGTTTACGAAGATGGTCGATGCAGTATTCGCTGTCGTTATGCGTCTTGTAACAATCATCTTGCGTTTAACACCATTTGGGGTGCTTGCGCTTATGGCGAATATGATTGCCAGCACAAACTTTGCTGGCATTATGGAGCTTGGCAAATTTGTACTTGCTTCATATGTTGCTCTCATTACGATGTTCATTATTCATCTCGTGCTTGTAGCTATATTCGGATTAAACCCAATCACATATCTTAAAAAAGTCATTCCGACTTTAATCTTTGCTTTTACGTCTCGTTCTAGTGCTGGTGCAATTCCACTGAACATTTCTGCTCAGAAAAATGCGCTTGGGGTGGATGACGCAACTGCGAATATGTCAGCATCATTCGGTGCAACGATGGGGCAAAATGGATGTGCAGGGATTTATCCAGCGATGCTTGCAGTGATGATTGCGCCTACTGTAGGTATTAATCCATTGTCACCTGAATTTATCATACAGCTCGCAGTGATTACTGCAATCAGTTCATTCGGCGTTGCCGGTGTTGGTGGCGGCGCGACGTTTGCAGCGATTATTGTCCTTTCATCTATGGGATTACCTATTGCACTTGCCGGTGTATTAATCACTGTTGAACCATTAATTGATATGGGACGCACTGCGCTTAATGTTAACGGTAGTATGTTAAGTGGTACGATAGCATCTCGTATGCTCAGAACATTTAACCGCAATATCTTTAATGACAAGCATGCAGTCGTTGAACAAACTGAAGCATAA
- a CDS encoding HD domain-containing protein — protein sequence MMTIQEVAEFAREIEKLKTVKRRSDTLDGRFENSAEHSWQAALIANEFVPYYPEGIDISIVTRMLLVHDLGEIYAGDTWVFDDAGKSDAFERELASLKKVIASLPEASQASILSLWKAFERGESHEAKFARIIDALIALINLHEVSEVNYNPYNLTRSQVVRKKQFIGEDAPEIWKYAHDLIHQCVQKGLLIDE from the coding sequence ATGATGACGATTCAGGAAGTTGCAGAATTTGCTCGAGAAATTGAAAAATTAAAAACCGTGAAGCGCAGAAGTGATACGCTGGATGGTCGATTTGAAAACAGTGCAGAGCATTCATGGCAGGCAGCTCTTATTGCTAATGAATTTGTACCATATTATCCAGAAGGTATTGATATTTCAATTGTAACCCGAATGTTACTCGTACATGATTTAGGAGAAATATATGCAGGGGATACATGGGTTTTTGATGATGCAGGAAAGAGTGATGCATTTGAAAGAGAATTAGCCTCTTTAAAAAAGGTGATTGCAAGCTTACCGGAAGCTTCACAAGCATCCATTCTTTCTTTATGGAAAGCATTTGAACGTGGAGAAAGTCATGAAGCAAAGTTCGCACGAATTATAGATGCCCTTATCGCACTTATCAATTTACATGAAGTTAGTGAAGTGAACTATAACCCATACAATCTGACAAGAAGCCAAGTTGTGCGCAAGAAGCAGTTTATTGGGGAAGATGCACCTGAGATCTGGAAATACGCACATGACTTGATTCATCAATGTGTACAAAAAGGATTATTAATCGATGAATAA